Proteins encoded within one genomic window of Tachysurus vachellii isolate PV-2020 chromosome 16, HZAU_Pvac_v1, whole genome shotgun sequence:
- the LOC132859321 gene encoding leucine-rich repeat neuronal protein 3, with protein MKDKSVVDYFVLLFAMANFVLAVEDKGSCPKLCVCEIRPWFSPSSVYMEAPTVDCNDLGLFNLPLRLPADTKVILLQTNNIAKIENSLEYLPNITEIDLSQNNLSSVSDINLGHLPHLLSLHIEENWICSLPDNAFSQLGNLQELYLNHNLISYISPEVFSGLHNLLRLHLNSNKLQNINSEWFKYLSNLDILMIGENPVASIQGMNFKPLRNLRSLVLTRMNLSQIPDDALAGLDNLESISFYDNTFHDVPHGALKHLKNLKFLDLNKNPIGRIQKGDFMDMLHLKELGINSMPELVSIDSFALNNLPELTKIEATNNPKLSYIHPKAFYKLPRLETLMLNSNALTAIHRITVESLPNLREVSMHSNPIRCDCVVRWMNMNKTNIRFMEPDSLFCVEPPEYEGQHVRQIHFREMTEICLPLISPDSLPTQVAVGNGSTLSLHCRAFAEPEPDIYWVTPYGNRILPNMVADKFYMHPEGTLDIYDITEGEAGLYTCVAHNLVGADLKSVSVEVSGYFPQSTGDSLEVIIQSVKTNSILVSWKTTHGSLAPNIKWYTTSNTNQPTVAFTARVPSDVRVYNLTHLTPATQYKICVDIHNINSKHNAKCVNVTTKGLVQPAKDKEKWDTTVITMLGVLLTIISLACLLICMFLKKYHNYSEIRRCPSKTALIIPEIGTQSAFTRVWVSGNGMPAAVEVKATVINVLDNSF; from the coding sequence ATGAAGGATAAATCAGTTGTGGATTATTTTGTATTGCTGTTTGCAATGGCTAACTTTGTTCTTGCTGTGGAGGATAAAGGCAGTTGTCctaaactttgtgtgtgtgagattaggCCATGGTTTTCTCCCAGCTCTGTTTATATGGAGGCTCCTACTGTTGACTGTAATGATTTGGGACTTTTCAACCTACCATTAAGATTACCTGCTGATACAAAAGTTATTTTACTGCAGACTAATAACATTGCTAAAATTGAGAATTCTTTGGAGTACTTGCCCAATATAACTGAGATTGATCTTTCACAAAACAACCTATCCTCAGTAAGTGACATCAACTTGGGCCATCTTCCTCACTTGTTGTCCCTGCACATAGAAGAAAACTGGATCTGCTCCTTACCAGATAATGCATTTTCCCAACTTGGCAACCTACAGGAACTTTACCTAAACCACAACCTCATCTCCTATATTTCACCTGAGGTTTTCAGTGGCCTTCACAATTTGCTTAGACTGCATCTCAACTCTAACAAGCTTCAGAACATAAACAGTGAGTGGTTTAAATACCTGTCCAATTTGGATATTCTCATGATTGGTGAAAATCCTGTTGCTTCTATACAGGGAATGAATTTTAAGCCCTTGCGAAACTTGCGAAGTCTTGTCCTAACCAGAATGAACTTATCCCAGATTCCAGATGATGCACTGGCAGGCTTAGACAATTTGGAGAGCATCTCATTCTATGACAACACGTTCCATGACGTTCCCCATGGTGCTCTTAAGCATCTTAAGAACCTCAAATTTTTGGACCTTAACAAGAACCCAATTGGGAGAATACAGAAAGGTGACTTCATGGACATGCTACATCTTAAAGAACTGGGCATCAACAGCATGCCAGAACTGGTGTCCATTGACAGCTTTGCTTTAAACAACCTCCCAGAGCTGACAAAGATTGAAGCTACCAACAATCCAAAATTATCCTATATTCATCCAAAAGCCTTCTACAAGCTTCCTAGGCTGGAGACTCTCATGCTAAACAGTAATGCCCTTACGGCTATTCACAGGATCACAGTGGAGTCTTTGCCCAATCTGCGTGAGGTCAGCATGCATTCCAACCCCATCCGATGTGACTGTGTGGTTCGCTGGATGAATATGAACAAAACCAACATACGCTTCATGGAGCCAgattctttgttttgtgtggaaCCACCTGAGTATGAAGGTCAGCATGTGCGACAGATTCACTTCAGGGAGATGACGGAGATCTGTCTACCTCTTATCTCTCCGGACAGCCTGCCTACTCAGGTTGCTGTGGGAAATGGGAGCACACTGTCCCTGCATTGCCGGGCCTTTGCTGAACCAGAGCCTGATATCTACTGGGTTACACCTTATGGGAATAGGATCCTCCCCAATATGGTGGCAGATAAGTTTTACATGCATCCTGAGGGCACACTCGACATTTATGACATTACTGAAGGGGAAGCTGGACTTTACACTTGTGTGGCACACAATCTTGTTGGTGCAGACCTGAAGTCTGTTTCAGTGGAAGTTAGTGGATACTTTCCACAATCTACAGGTGACTCCCTTGAAGTCATCATCCAGTCTGTGAAGACCAACTCTATCCTGGTTTCCTGGAAAACCACTCATGGCAGTCTGGCACCGAATATTAAGTGGTATACAACATCCAATACCAACCAACCAACTGTGGCCTTTACAGCCAGGGTCCCATCTGACGTGAGGGTGTATAATCTCACACATCTCACCCCAGCTACACAATATAAGATCTGTGTAGACATCCACAACATCAACAGTAAACACAATGCCAAGTGTGTCAATGTAACCACAAAAGGATTAGTGCAGCCTGCCAAGGATAAAGAGAAGTGGGATACGACAGTGATCACCATGTTAGGTGTGCTACTCACCATCATCTCATTGGCTTGCCTGCTGATTTGTATGTTTCTGAAAAAGTATCACAATTATTCGGAGATTAGGAGATGCCCATCCAAAACAGCATTGATCATACCTGAGATTGGAACGCAGTCTGCATTTACAAGGGTCTGGGTTTCTGGAAATGGGATGCCGGCTGCCGTGGAAGTGAAAGCTACTGTCATAAACGTGCTGGACAATTCCTTCTAA